In Sphingopyxis sp. FD7, a single window of DNA contains:
- a CDS encoding TonB-dependent receptor, with the protein MRNMSKMLARSSAMLLGGTILATSGTALAQQATVEDDNDIVVTASKREENLQDVPLAITAIGNERLGELQVKEFQDVVKFLPSVTIQTLAPGFSQVYFRGVASGENANHSASLPTVGTYLDEMPITTIQGALDIHAYDLARVEALAGPQGTLYGASSMAGTIKLVTNQPDTSGTYGSVGLELNSVTRGGIGGVAEGFVNAPLGERAALRLVGWYRHDAGYIDNIAGSRTYPSSGITQDNAALVEKDYNDVDTYGARLALGIDLDDDWTIRPTLMGQVQEANGSFAQERSTAVTRKLQTVQYNPEYSKDKWIQAALTIEGKIGSWDLTATGGHLRRKTTVESDYSDYAYFYDALYGYGVYFYDNNGDLVSPNQYIQGVDRYKRSFAEVRIASPADARIRFIGGLFWQRQSHNIEQNYIIDDIADSITVTGTDSNIWLTKQLRIDRDYAAFGEVSFDITDKLTLTGGGRVYKFDNSLVGFFGYSAGYSSRTGEAACFTGPIISGTPCTNLDKSTSDTDFIHKLNLTYKVTDDVLVYATWSRGFRPGGINRRGTLPPYGPDTLDNYEFGWKTSFGPVRFNGAVYQEDWNNIQLSFLGANGLTEIRNAGIARIRGIEADLNFRQGGFTLSLGGSYNDATIRRDFCRIANPDFDCTVDVDLDGSGAIDQTNEENQTLAPRGSRLPVTAKFKGNAVARYEWPVGDMDAHVQFAVNHVGKRRSDLRPFENGIVGNFKAYTTADLSVGVKGEGWSAEAFATNLFNSNGVINSAVQCGESICGDPEGVSSTGGVFYDNVIRPRLIGIKVSKDF; encoded by the coding sequence ATGCGGAATATGTCGAAAATGCTGGCGCGGAGCAGCGCGATGCTGCTGGGCGGCACGATCCTCGCCACGTCGGGCACGGCGCTGGCGCAGCAGGCGACGGTGGAGGACGACAATGACATCGTCGTCACCGCGTCGAAGCGCGAGGAAAATCTGCAGGACGTGCCGCTGGCGATCACCGCGATCGGCAACGAGCGGCTGGGCGAGTTGCAGGTCAAGGAGTTTCAGGACGTCGTCAAATTCCTGCCTTCGGTGACGATCCAGACGCTCGCGCCGGGGTTCAGCCAGGTCTATTTCCGCGGTGTCGCGTCGGGCGAGAATGCCAACCATTCGGCGTCGCTGCCGACCGTCGGCACCTATCTGGACGAAATGCCGATCACAACGATCCAGGGCGCGCTCGACATCCACGCCTATGATCTCGCGCGCGTCGAGGCGCTCGCGGGGCCGCAGGGCACGCTTTATGGCGCCAGCTCGATGGCGGGCACGATCAAGCTGGTCACCAACCAGCCCGACACCAGCGGCACCTATGGTTCGGTGGGGCTCGAACTCAACAGCGTCACGCGCGGCGGAATCGGCGGCGTCGCCGAAGGTTTCGTCAACGCCCCGCTCGGCGAGCGCGCCGCGCTGCGCCTCGTCGGCTGGTATCGCCACGATGCGGGCTATATCGACAATATCGCGGGCAGCCGAACCTATCCGAGCAGCGGCATCACGCAGGACAATGCGGCGCTCGTCGAAAAGGATTATAATGACGTCGACACCTATGGCGCGCGCCTCGCGCTCGGCATCGACCTCGACGACGACTGGACGATCCGCCCGACGCTGATGGGACAGGTGCAGGAAGCCAATGGCAGCTTTGCCCAGGAACGCTCGACAGCGGTGACGCGCAAGCTGCAGACGGTCCAGTACAACCCCGAATATAGCAAGGACAAATGGATCCAGGCGGCGCTGACGATCGAGGGCAAGATCGGCAGCTGGGATCTGACCGCGACGGGCGGGCATTTGCGGCGCAAAACAACGGTCGAAAGCGACTATTCGGACTATGCCTATTTCTATGACGCGCTCTATGGATACGGCGTCTATTTCTATGACAACAATGGCGATCTCGTCAGCCCGAACCAATATATTCAGGGGGTCGATCGCTATAAGCGCAGCTTTGCCGAAGTCCGCATCGCCTCCCCCGCCGACGCGCGCATCCGCTTTATCGGCGGGCTGTTCTGGCAGCGCCAATCGCACAATATCGAACAGAATTACATCATCGACGATATCGCCGATTCGATCACCGTCACAGGCACCGACAGCAATATCTGGCTGACCAAACAGCTGCGTATCGACCGCGACTATGCGGCGTTCGGCGAAGTCAGCTTCGACATCACCGACAAGCTGACGCTGACCGGTGGCGGGCGCGTGTACAAGTTCGACAACAGCCTGGTCGGTTTCTTCGGCTATTCGGCCGGCTATTCGAGCCGCACCGGCGAAGCCGCCTGCTTCACCGGGCCGATCATTTCGGGAACGCCGTGCACCAATCTCGACAAGAGCACGAGCGACACCGATTTCATCCACAAGCTCAACCTGACCTACAAGGTCACCGACGACGTGCTGGTTTACGCCACCTGGTCGCGCGGTTTCCGCCCCGGCGGCATCAACCGTCGCGGCACCTTGCCGCCCTATGGCCCCGACACGCTCGACAATTACGAGTTCGGGTGGAAAACGAGCTTTGGCCCCGTCCGCTTCAACGGCGCCGTCTATCAGGAGGACTGGAACAATATCCAGCTCTCCTTCCTCGGCGCCAACGGCCTCACCGAAATCCGCAATGCGGGCATCGCGCGCATTCGCGGGATCGAGGCGGACTTGAACTTCCGCCAGGGCGGTTTCACGCTCAGCCTTGGCGGCAGTTACAATGACGCGACGATCCGCCGCGATTTCTGCCGCATCGCCAACCCCGATTTCGACTGTACGGTCGATGTCGATCTCGACGGAAGCGGCGCGATCGATCAGACGAACGAGGAGAACCAAACGCTTGCGCCCCGCGGTTCCCGCCTGCCCGTCACCGCCAAATTCAAGGGCAATGCGGTGGCGCGCTACGAATGGCCGGTCGGCGATATGGACGCGCACGTCCAGTTCGCGGTCAACCATGTCGGCAAGCGGCGGTCGGACCTGCGGCCGTTCGAGAACGGCATCGTCGGCAATTTCAAAGCCTATACGACCGCCGACCTCAGCGTCGGGGTCAAGGGCGAGGGGTGGAGCGCCGAGGCTTTTGCGACCAATTTGTTCAACAGCAACGGCGTTATCAACAGCGCGGTCCAGTGCGGCGAATCGATATGCGGCGACCCCGAGGGGGTCAGCAGCACGGGCGGCGTCTTTTACGACAATGTCATCCGGCCGCGGCTGATCGGGATCAAGGTCAGCAAGGACTTCTGA
- a CDS encoding tetratricopeptide repeat-containing sulfotransferase family protein, which produces MATITHDEALANARRLLNGQPGAALEQARAIVAVVPTSAAAHRIAAEALRRLGRADEAADAALAAVGAAVHDEAMIAAALALAENRLPDAEAALRARLKEDPTDVAAIRMLAEVAGRIGRYGDAEKLLTRALELAPAFGAARANLATVLYKQNRYAEAVETLDAVLAGDPDNPAHANLKAAALGRIGGYDEAIALYAELVERFPGHARLWMSYGHMLKTVGRQDDSIAAYRRGLDAEPGLGEIWWSLANLKTIRFGEADRQAMEAALAAADPAGAERDDDRLHLHFALGKAYDDAGDHAAAFRHYAAGNAIRAGQLGYDAAETTAIVDAAIATCTAAFFADRAGQGDPSGDPVFILGMPRAGSTLIEQILASHSAIEGTMELPDIPAIALGLGREAKGEGRHWVAALAEASPGKLAEMGAAFLRRTAVQRKTARPLYIDKLPNNWLYAPLIRLILPNARIIDARRHPLDCCWSNFRQHFAKGQAFSYRLSDMGAYYRDYVRLMAHLDTVQPGRVHRVIHEALLADPEAEVRAMLAFLGQPFEEGCMDFHANARAVRTASSEQVRRPINRDGVDQWRPYAEWLEPLTDALGPVLAAYPAVPTGLI; this is translated from the coding sequence TTGGCGACGATCACCCACGATGAGGCGCTCGCCAACGCCCGCCGACTGCTGAACGGCCAGCCCGGCGCGGCGCTCGAACAGGCGCGCGCGATCGTCGCGGTGGTTCCGACATCGGCGGCGGCGCACCGCATCGCGGCCGAGGCGCTGCGTCGGCTCGGCCGCGCGGACGAAGCCGCCGACGCCGCGCTCGCGGCGGTTGGCGCGGCGGTGCATGACGAGGCGATGATCGCCGCAGCGCTGGCGCTCGCCGAAAACCGCCTTCCCGACGCCGAGGCGGCGCTGCGCGCGCGGCTGAAAGAAGACCCGACCGACGTCGCGGCGATCCGGATGCTCGCCGAGGTCGCGGGACGGATCGGCCGCTATGGCGACGCCGAAAAGCTGCTGACGCGCGCGCTCGAACTGGCGCCCGCGTTCGGCGCGGCGCGCGCCAATCTGGCCACCGTGCTCTACAAGCAGAACCGCTATGCCGAGGCGGTCGAAACGCTCGACGCGGTGCTGGCGGGCGACCCCGACAATCCCGCGCACGCGAACCTCAAGGCCGCCGCGCTCGGCCGGATCGGCGGTTATGACGAAGCGATCGCGCTCTATGCCGAGCTGGTCGAGCGCTTCCCCGGCCACGCCAGGCTGTGGATGAGCTATGGCCATATGCTCAAGACCGTGGGGCGGCAGGACGACAGCATCGCCGCCTATCGCCGCGGCCTCGACGCCGAGCCGGGACTGGGCGAAATCTGGTGGAGCCTCGCCAATCTCAAGACGATCCGTTTTGGCGAAGCAGACCGGCAGGCGATGGAGGCGGCGCTCGCCGCCGCCGATCCGGCCGGGGCGGAGCGCGACGACGATCGGCTGCACCTGCACTTCGCGCTCGGCAAGGCGTATGACGATGCGGGCGACCATGCAGCGGCGTTTCGCCATTATGCCGCGGGCAATGCGATCCGCGCGGGCCAGCTCGGATATGACGCCGCCGAAACGACGGCGATCGTCGACGCGGCGATCGCGACCTGCACCGCCGCTTTCTTTGCCGACCGCGCCGGACAGGGCGACCCCAGCGGCGATCCGGTGTTCATCCTGGGGATGCCGCGCGCGGGATCGACATTGATCGAACAGATTTTGGCGAGCCATTCGGCGATCGAGGGGACGATGGAGCTGCCCGACATCCCCGCGATCGCGCTCGGCCTTGGCCGCGAGGCGAAGGGCGAGGGTCGCCACTGGGTCGCGGCGCTGGCCGAGGCATCGCCCGGCAAGCTCGCCGAAATGGGCGCCGCCTTCCTGCGCCGCACCGCGGTGCAGCGCAAGACCGCCAGGCCGCTCTATATCGACAAGCTGCCGAACAACTGGCTCTATGCCCCGCTCATCCGGCTGATCCTGCCCAATGCAAGGATCATCGACGCGCGGCGCCACCCGCTCGATTGCTGCTGGTCGAACTTTCGCCAGCATTTCGCGAAGGGACAGGCGTTCAGCTATCGCCTGTCCGACATGGGCGCCTATTACCGCGACTATGTGCGGTTGATGGCGCATCTCGACACGGTGCAGCCGGGGCGCGTCCACCGCGTGATCCACGAAGCGCTGCTCGCCGATCCCGAGGCCGAAGTGCGTGCGATGCTCGCTTTCCTGGGCCAGCCGTTCGAGGAGGGCTGCATGGACTTCCACGCCAATGCGCGCGCGGTGCGGACGGCATCGAGCGAACAGGTGCGGCGCCCGATCAACCGCGACGGCGTCGATCAGTGGCGTCCTTATGCCGAGTGGCTGGAACCGCTGACTGATGCTCTCGGGCCGGTGCTGGCGGCCTATCCGGCGGTTCCGACGGGCTTGATATAG